In one Leptospira fletcheri genomic region, the following are encoded:
- a CDS encoding flagellar FlbD family protein — protein sequence MITLHRLKGTEFVLNASHIECIEANPDTTITLFNDRKYVVQESVPQVIEKIIEFKKRILVFPVGSSPDQFKKVD from the coding sequence TTGATAACCCTGCACCGTTTAAAAGGGACGGAATTCGTCCTGAACGCGTCTCATATCGAATGTATCGAAGCCAATCCAGATACTACGATCACGCTTTTCAACGATAGGAAATACGTGGTTCAGGAGAGCGTTCCGCAGGTGATCGAAAAGATCATCGAGTTCAAAAAGAGGATATTAGTCTTTCCGGTAGGCTCTTCTCCCGACCAATTTAAGAAGGTAGATTAA
- a CDS encoding motility protein A translates to MDIASIIGLGSALVVVAFGILSAGLNPIDIVDIPSVLITFGGATACTIMAVPWQSTLDVGKITRKAFREEKSDLVELIKTLVSFSEKARREGLLALEDDVNELPEEFLRKGITLVVDGTDPELVRNIMETEMGNIASRHSQGKAWWENWGALAPAFGMIGTLIGLVQMLKNLGSGDPSAIGTGMAAALITTLYGSMGANMFAIPIMKKLIRKSEDELLIKQIMIEGTLSIQSGDNPRIVKDKLASFLPPSERGVLKDEGD, encoded by the coding sequence ATGGATATAGCATCGATCATAGGCCTCGGTTCCGCATTAGTCGTTGTCGCCTTCGGAATTCTTTCCGCCGGGTTGAACCCGATAGATATTGTGGACATACCTTCCGTTTTGATCACGTTCGGGGGTGCGACAGCCTGTACGATTATGGCTGTTCCCTGGCAATCGACCTTAGATGTGGGAAAAATCACCCGTAAGGCGTTTCGCGAGGAAAAAAGCGACCTAGTAGAATTGATCAAAACGCTCGTATCCTTTTCCGAAAAGGCGAGACGAGAAGGTCTCCTCGCTTTGGAAGACGATGTGAACGAACTTCCGGAGGAGTTTCTTAGGAAAGGAATCACTCTGGTGGTAGACGGGACAGACCCGGAACTCGTCCGAAATATTATGGAAACCGAAATGGGAAACATCGCCTCCCGTCACTCGCAAGGAAAGGCCTGGTGGGAAAACTGGGGCGCATTGGCTCCGGCTTTCGGGATGATCGGAACCTTGATCGGATTGGTGCAGATGCTTAAGAACCTCGGATCCGGAGATCCGAGCGCGATCGGAACGGGGATGGCGGCTGCCTTGATCACCACTCTTTACGGATCGATGGGAGCCAACATGTTCGCGATTCCCATCATGAAAAAATTGATCCGTAAATCGGAAGACGAATTGTTAATTAAACAAATCATGATAGAAGGAACTCTTTCCATTCAGTCGGGAGACAACCCCAGGATCGTAAAGGACAAACTGGCGAGCTTCCTGCCTCCGTCGGAAAGGGGAGTGTTGAAAGACGAAGGGGATTGA
- the motB gene encoding flagellar motor protein MotB, with amino-acid sequence MAQQKCPECIQNIPEYMLTYGDMVTLLLCFFIMLYKTGKTNAIEMQIILSAFKTTTGFFDGGQTLSKGKLEEMGMNIESLPSMTTGKALSKSKKTATELFKPEIEAGKVRVTEDERGLVISLVGADYFGPGSAILNEPIKSTLKKASGLIKDLERFVRVEGHCDADAVVPGANPNREERAYLNNWDLAGARAINSTDYMVGVGRLDPSWLQAVSFGSYRPLALEYEGTPEAKAFNRRIDIVILTEKSTKRGPHESNYGLPKSRVPGSETSTESGF; translated from the coding sequence ATGGCGCAGCAAAAATGTCCGGAATGCATTCAGAATATCCCCGAATACATGCTTACCTACGGGGACATGGTGACTCTGCTATTATGCTTTTTCATCATGTTGTATAAGACCGGTAAGACGAACGCGATCGAAATGCAGATCATACTTTCCGCGTTCAAAACGACGACGGGTTTTTTTGACGGAGGCCAGACCCTTTCCAAGGGCAAGTTGGAAGAGATGGGAATGAATATAGAAAGCCTCCCTTCCATGACTACGGGAAAAGCGCTTTCCAAGTCCAAGAAGACCGCGACCGAATTGTTTAAACCGGAAATCGAAGCCGGAAAAGTACGTGTGACGGAAGACGAGAGAGGACTGGTGATCAGTTTAGTGGGGGCGGATTATTTCGGTCCAGGTTCCGCGATCCTAAACGAACCGATCAAATCCACGTTAAAAAAGGCCAGCGGTCTGATCAAGGACCTGGAACGCTTTGTGAGAGTGGAAGGACATTGCGACGCGGATGCCGTCGTCCCTGGTGCGAATCCGAACCGTGAGGAAAGGGCCTACCTGAACAATTGGGATCTGGCGGGAGCCAGGGCCATCAATTCCACGGACTATATGGTCGGAGTCGGCAGATTGGATCCGAGTTGGTTGCAGGCTGTCAGTTTCGGATCCTATCGTCCTTTGGCCTTGGAATACGAAGGAACTCCGGAGGCGAAAGCCTTTAATCGAAGGATAGACATCGTAATTTTAACGGAAAAATCCACGAAGCGTGGACCGCACGAATCTAATTACGGATTGCCGAAGAGTCGGGTACCGGGCTCCGAAACTTCCACAGAAAGCGGATTTTAA
- a CDS encoding flagellar basal body-associated FliL family protein, protein MGDPEIDEEEGGVPAADAGAGSSPLIKWLIYIAGAVFGIIIVVLVSMFVAKQAATSTFREMKNVSLVKPPPPLVTFAFQEEFRINTADKGETHFVKMKLSFGVAKDDTKITNELAERIAQMRDLVNLIVGRKTKDDLIDVEDQLDLREEIKAQINHILSEGKIQEVYFTEFIVN, encoded by the coding sequence ATGGGTGATCCCGAAATAGACGAAGAAGAAGGCGGCGTCCCCGCCGCGGACGCCGGAGCCGGCTCTTCTCCGCTTATAAAATGGCTGATCTACATCGCCGGAGCTGTGTTCGGTATTATCATTGTCGTACTCGTATCCATGTTCGTGGCAAAACAGGCCGCTACTAGTACGTTCCGCGAAATGAAGAACGTCTCGTTGGTCAAACCTCCTCCTCCTCTGGTAACGTTTGCCTTTCAGGAGGAATTCCGGATCAACACCGCCGATAAGGGAGAAACCCACTTCGTAAAAATGAAACTGTCGTTCGGCGTCGCAAAGGATGATACGAAGATCACGAACGAATTGGCGGAACGGATCGCTCAGATGCGGGATTTGGTCAATCTTATCGTAGGAAGGAAGACCAAAGACGATCTGATAGATGTGGAGGACCAGCTTGATTTGCGGGAAGAAATCAAGGCGCAGATCAACCACATACTCTCGGAGGGTAAGATCCAGGAAGTATATTTCACGGAATTTATCGTCAACTGA
- the kdsB gene encoding 3-deoxy-manno-octulosonate cytidylyltransferase: MSSPKVLGVIPARFGSSRFPGKPLALIGDIPMILWTYKNSLKSSLIDELVVATDDERILMTVLDNGGNAVMTATDHPSGTDRIREVAGRFPDFGVVVNIQGDEPGIESGLIDGVAKLKIERKNWEMTTAAVPLEESEIGDPNRVKVVMDRSGRALYFSRSRIPSQFKKTVPAYRHLGIYAYDRDFLTGYPDLPASPLEESESLEQLRAMEAGHSIGVYVAKQAALSVDTPKDLESVIADFRAKGWI; the protein is encoded by the coding sequence ATGTCTTCCCCCAAGGTTTTAGGAGTCATACCTGCAAGGTTCGGGAGTTCCAGGTTTCCCGGAAAACCTTTGGCTCTCATCGGAGATATTCCGATGATCCTTTGGACATATAAGAATTCCTTAAAGTCGTCTCTTATAGACGAGCTCGTCGTCGCCACCGACGACGAGCGGATCCTCATGACCGTTTTGGATAACGGAGGAAACGCGGTCATGACCGCGACCGACCATCCTTCCGGTACGGATCGAATCCGGGAAGTGGCGGGAAGATTCCCGGATTTCGGAGTCGTCGTCAATATCCAGGGAGACGAGCCGGGAATCGAATCGGGTCTGATCGACGGAGTCGCGAAGCTCAAAATAGAGCGGAAAAATTGGGAAATGACGACTGCCGCGGTCCCTTTGGAGGAGTCCGAGATCGGAGATCCGAACCGAGTAAAAGTCGTAATGGATCGATCCGGTCGCGCGCTTTATTTTTCCCGCTCCAGGATTCCCAGCCAATTTAAGAAGACGGTTCCCGCATATCGCCATCTGGGGATTTATGCATATGATCGGGATTTTTTAACGGGATATCCTGATCTGCCCGCGAGTCCTTTGGAGGAATCCGAATCTCTGGAACAGTTGAGGGCTATGGAAGCGGGTCATTCCATCGGAGTCTATGTCGCAAAGCAAGCTGCGTTAAGCGTGGACACTCCTAAGGACCTTGAATCGGTGATCGCCGATTTTCGGGCCAAGGGATGGATTTAG
- a CDS encoding STAS domain-containing protein, which yields MSDEFKITVDLEPSVPVLHISGEITSEADEDILAKYHSIPEIRRNRVILNFHGTSYINSAGLATLISLITKASESSAKIEFAGLNDHFRKVMDIVGLTDFVLIHNTLQEALG from the coding sequence ATGTCTGACGAATTCAAAATAACCGTGGACTTAGAGCCGTCCGTACCGGTTTTGCATATCTCCGGTGAAATCACTTCCGAAGCGGATGAAGATATTCTCGCTAAATATCATTCAATTCCCGAAATACGCAGAAATAGAGTGATCCTAAATTTCCACGGCACTTCTTATATCAATTCCGCCGGTTTGGCGACTCTGATCAGCTTGATCACAAAAGCCTCGGAATCCTCAGCTAAGATCGAATTCGCGGGGTTAAACGATCATTTTCGTAAAGTCATGGATATCGTCGGATTAACCGATTTCGTACTGATCCATAACACTTTGCAGGAAGCCTTAGGATAA
- a CDS encoding c-type cytochrome: MKKRALVISASASIFALALVLNCGDKNESKKEAAAPTTASAAPALTPELEQGKEIFVANCASCHGEKGAGDGLAAANLNPKPRNYKAPSKEWKNGSTEAGILKTLNNGIPGGTMVAFKYLGDEKLKLVAKYVIYLSQN; this comes from the coding sequence ATGAAAAAAAGGGCTCTAGTAATTTCCGCCTCGGCCTCCATCTTTGCCTTGGCTTTGGTTTTGAACTGTGGTGATAAGAATGAATCCAAAAAAGAAGCAGCCGCTCCGACTACCGCAAGCGCTGCTCCGGCTTTAACCCCGGAATTGGAACAAGGAAAGGAAATCTTTGTCGCGAATTGCGCATCCTGTCATGGAGAAAAGGGAGCTGGAGACGGCCTTGCTGCGGCAAACCTGAATCCGAAACCTCGCAATTATAAAGCTCCAAGCAAAGAGTGGAAAAACGGTTCTACCGAAGCAGGCATTCTAAAAACGTTAAATAACGGAATCCCCGGCGGTACTATGGTTGCGTTCAAATATCTCGGCGACGAAAAACTCAAATTAGTCGCAAAATACGTAATCTACCTCTCTCAAAACTGA
- a CDS encoding Zn-ribbon domain-containing OB-fold protein — protein sequence MKTSKSNVLTGKKCGSCGFETAESVSTCILCGSDTWKESIFSGKGKIDTYTVVQVGFGHLASKAPYVLVVVDLQEGAKALGILEGEFEGRPITESVRIDLPVQFDRLEEKTGPIFKPDVSVTKNSFASESERGKMES from the coding sequence ATGAAAACCTCAAAGTCGAACGTTCTTACAGGGAAAAAATGCGGATCCTGCGGATTTGAAACCGCAGAATCCGTCTCAACTTGTATCCTTTGCGGATCCGACACCTGGAAAGAATCGATTTTTAGCGGAAAAGGGAAAATTGATACCTACACGGTGGTGCAAGTCGGCTTCGGTCATCTTGCATCCAAAGCGCCTTACGTTCTTGTGGTCGTAGATCTACAGGAAGGAGCCAAAGCTTTAGGGATCCTAGAGGGGGAATTCGAAGGCAGACCGATAACAGAATCCGTACGTATCGATTTACCCGTGCAATTCGACAGGTTAGAGGAAAAAACAGGGCCCATCTTTAAGCCGGACGTTTCTGTGACAAAAAATTCCTTTGCTTCCGAATCAGAACGAGGAAAGATGGAATCCTGA